Proteins from a genomic interval of Pseudodesulfovibrio nedwellii:
- a CDS encoding dihydrolipoyl dehydrogenase family protein yields the protein MTYDLVVIGSGPGGFDCAVEAAGLGLSVALVEKDFLGGTCLNRGCIPTKLWLGATSAIEELHNQAKMKIATGEIHIDFAALQGRVQKHLTGTRKAMGMQLKKLGIDLVEGLGSLSGEGTVSIATADGEQKIEYKKLVVATGSKPIFFPGLEPDNDCVLDSDMFLSMETMPESLIVVGAGFIGLEMAQVAHRFGAKITVVDAMDRVAPLEDPEVSKALRSTFKRWKWDILLEKRVSGVRTVDGKALLTLESGEQITADKALVAVGRGPVTQDIGLEEAGITLQFNQIQVDEHFIAAPNIYAIGDANGQIQLAHAAAHQAHYVAAHAAGKIDTPYTSGPVPSVLYGAPEAMRVGAMENEAFLTDFDTCQTSRAQLAANPMAQAHAFTQGFVKVVWSGGKVVGITAVGHEVSRLTTAATMIIQQDWTAEDIHSIIFSHPSLDEALLMALKAERKDIQ from the coding sequence ATGACTTATGATCTCGTGGTAATCGGCTCAGGCCCCGGAGGGTTTGACTGCGCCGTTGAAGCCGCCGGTCTCGGACTTTCGGTCGCGCTGGTGGAAAAGGACTTCCTGGGAGGCACCTGCCTGAACCGAGGATGTATCCCGACCAAACTCTGGCTCGGCGCGACTTCTGCCATCGAGGAACTGCATAATCAGGCCAAAATGAAAATTGCGACCGGCGAAATACATATCGATTTCGCCGCGTTGCAGGGCCGGGTGCAAAAACACCTGACCGGCACACGCAAAGCCATGGGTATGCAACTCAAAAAGCTCGGTATCGACCTTGTCGAAGGACTTGGTTCGCTGTCCGGTGAAGGCACCGTCTCTATCGCAACAGCCGATGGCGAGCAAAAGATTGAATATAAGAAACTGGTTGTCGCAACCGGTTCAAAGCCCATTTTCTTTCCGGGCCTTGAACCAGACAATGACTGCGTACTGGACTCAGACATGTTTCTTTCCATGGAAACCATGCCCGAATCTCTCATCGTGGTTGGCGCTGGCTTCATCGGATTGGAAATGGCTCAAGTCGCCCACCGATTCGGCGCGAAAATCACCGTGGTGGATGCCATGGATCGCGTTGCTCCGTTGGAAGACCCGGAAGTCTCAAAAGCACTGCGTTCCACCTTCAAACGGTGGAAGTGGGACATCTTGCTGGAAAAACGTGTTTCCGGTGTGCGCACCGTGGACGGCAAAGCTTTGCTTACCTTGGAATCCGGCGAACAAATCACGGCTGACAAGGCTTTGGTTGCTGTCGGACGAGGTCCCGTCACACAGGATATCGGCCTTGAAGAAGCAGGCATTACGTTGCAGTTCAACCAGATTCAGGTGGACGAGCATTTCATTGCCGCACCAAACATCTACGCCATAGGTGATGCCAACGGCCAGATTCAGTTGGCCCACGCAGCCGCGCATCAGGCGCATTATGTCGCCGCACACGCTGCTGGTAAAATCGACACGCCCTACACATCCGGCCCGGTGCCAAGTGTCTTATACGGCGCCCCCGAAGCCATGCGTGTAGGTGCCATGGAAAATGAGGCCTTCCTGACCGATTTTGACACCTGCCAGACCTCTCGTGCCCAGTTGGCTGCCAATCCCATGGCACAAGCCCACGCCTTCACTCAGGGGTTCGTCAAAGTAGTCTGGTCAGGCGGCAAGGTCGTCGGTATCACCGCTGTCGGCCATGAAGTCTCCCGACTGACCACGGCGGCAACCATGATCATCCAGCAAGACTGGACTGCCGAAGACATACATTCCATCATCTTCTCACACCCATCTCTAGACGAAGCGCTGCTCATGGCTCTCAAGGCAGAACGAAAGGATATACAATGA
- a CDS encoding serine dehydratase subunit alpha family protein has translation MKFTVKDVLSIQVAPALGCTEPVAIALGAASAMSLLPSKDFDSLEIAVDPNVYKNGLAVSIPGAKGLSGLDMAAALGAVGGDPALRLEVLQPINDEFVADAKKAIADNKVTVTLLRDQQGLLIRTKVISGNNVVESVIEGLHDNITSLTLNGSPVESPLIEVRPEGTPSPVAAMEEWLKGLSLNDLIAMTDQLDDDDFAFLQEGVDVNMRLAEQGLKYGLGLGVGKTLERLVRQGLIKKDMMLAARILASGAADARMSGAPLPAMSSAGSGNHGLTAILPIWAIKDYVDDIEIKSVLEAIALSHIITAYVKAHTGRLSAICGCSVAAGAGATAGITFLLGGDAKHIAGAIKNLLEDLAGIICDGAKTGCALKLATAAGTAVQAALFSLQGVNVHHTDGIIGQSPEDTMRNVGTLAVDGMIQTDKTILAIMLEKQFSDV, from the coding sequence ATGAAATTCACGGTTAAAGACGTTCTCAGCATTCAAGTCGCCCCAGCCCTTGGCTGTACCGAGCCGGTCGCCATTGCTCTCGGCGCGGCCTCTGCCATGTCCCTGCTCCCGTCCAAGGATTTCGATTCCCTCGAAATCGCCGTGGACCCCAATGTATATAAAAACGGTCTGGCCGTTTCCATCCCGGGAGCCAAAGGTCTCTCCGGTCTGGATATGGCAGCAGCTCTCGGCGCTGTCGGCGGCGACCCCGCTCTGCGTCTGGAAGTACTGCAACCGATTAACGACGAATTCGTGGCCGATGCAAAAAAAGCCATTGCCGACAACAAGGTGACCGTTACGCTGCTCAGAGACCAGCAGGGGTTACTCATTCGCACCAAGGTGATATCCGGCAACAACGTTGTTGAATCCGTTATTGAAGGATTACACGACAACATCACGTCGCTAACCCTCAACGGCTCCCCCGTTGAAAGCCCGCTTATCGAGGTTCGCCCCGAAGGCACTCCATCGCCCGTGGCCGCCATGGAAGAATGGCTCAAGGGTCTGTCTCTCAACGACCTCATCGCCATGACCGACCAGTTGGATGATGACGACTTCGCATTTCTACAGGAAGGCGTGGACGTCAACATGCGTCTGGCCGAACAAGGCCTCAAGTATGGTCTCGGCCTCGGCGTGGGAAAAACCCTGGAACGCCTTGTGCGTCAAGGACTCATTAAAAAAGACATGATGCTGGCAGCACGTATTCTCGCTTCCGGCGCTGCCGACGCTCGTATGTCCGGCGCACCATTGCCTGCCATGAGTTCTGCCGGTTCCGGCAACCACGGCTTGACCGCCATCCTGCCCATTTGGGCCATCAAGGATTACGTGGACGACATTGAGATCAAATCTGTACTGGAAGCCATTGCCCTCTCCCATATCATTACGGCCTACGTCAAAGCACATACAGGCCGGTTATCCGCCATCTGTGGCTGTTCTGTAGCCGCAGGGGCCGGAGCAACCGCAGGTATCACATTCCTTCTCGGCGGAGACGCAAAGCATATTGCCGGGGCTATCAAAAATCTCCTTGAAGACTTGGCAGGCATCATCTGCGACGGAGCCAAAACCGGGTGCGCACTCAAGCTCGCCACGGCCGCCGGCACAGCTGTTCAAGCCGCTTTATTTTCGCTCCAAGGTGTCAACGTACACCACACGGACGGCATCATAGGTCAATCGCCCGAGGACACCATGCGCAACGTCGGCACGTTGGCCGTGGACGGCATGATCCAAACCGACAAAACCATTTTGGCCATCATGCTGGAGAAACAGTTCAGCGACGTATAA
- a CDS encoding YhcH/YjgK/YiaL family protein produces the protein MILDTLENADLYANLHPAFAAAFALLRREDLASLPEGRHDIDGDASYAWVAKGPGRKAAEAAIETHDTHIDIQYVVEGVDTMGWKARKDLGSKTEESDDTKDLAFYEDAPTVCADVTPGMFAIFFPEDAHLPTISDGILHKVIVKIEI, from the coding sequence ATGATTCTGGATACACTGGAAAACGCGGACCTCTACGCTAACCTTCATCCGGCCTTTGCAGCGGCGTTTGCCCTGTTACGCCGGGAAGATTTGGCCTCCCTGCCCGAAGGACGTCATGACATCGACGGCGACGCCTCCTACGCATGGGTTGCAAAAGGCCCGGGCCGCAAGGCTGCCGAGGCTGCCATTGAGACACACGACACCCACATCGACATTCAATATGTAGTTGAAGGTGTGGACACCATGGGATGGAAAGCTCGTAAAGATCTCGGCTCGAAAACTGAAGAATCTGATGATACCAAGGATCTGGCTTTTTACGAAGACGCTCCCACAGTCTGTGCAGATGTTACACCCGGTATGTTTGCCATCTTCTTCCCGGAAGACGCACACCTGCCCACGATTTCTGACGGTATACTGCACAAGGTCATCGTCAAGATTGAGATTTAG
- the gcvPB gene encoding aminomethyl-transferring glycine dehydrogenase subunit GcvPB: MKTIFEKSVAGREGCWPCEGVAEEAYIPSELLRDGDIGLPSASELDVVRHFTKLSQRNYGVDGNFYPLGSCTMKYNPKFTEVVAAMPGFTRLHPVLPQLQGAGGLCQGALEVMYETENMLAEITGMAAYTMHPMAGAHGELTGVMLIAAYHKDKGNKKTKIIIPDSAHGTNPASATIAGYEIVSIESKDGIVDPEALAAVLDDEVAGMMMTCPNTLGLFEKHLPEIVKMLRKVDALLYYDGANLNAIMGKMRVGDVGFDIVHWNLHKTMATPHGGGGPGSGPVGVSERLVPFLPISRVAKQEDGQFFLDYNYPKSIGYVAPFYGNFGVYLKAYAYILRLGGVGLTRASENAVLAANYMRKRLDDHFEVPYDRICMHEFVASASPQAKKGVRALDFAKGLLDKGHHAPTIYFPLIVPEAIMIEPTETENKATLDGFIDDLIELAELVDTNPEALTSAPVTLPVTRLDETTAARAMELTDDL, translated from the coding sequence ATGAAAACCATATTCGAAAAATCCGTAGCCGGACGCGAAGGATGTTGGCCCTGCGAAGGCGTTGCCGAAGAGGCATACATTCCTTCAGAACTACTGCGTGATGGCGACATCGGCCTGCCTTCCGCCAGTGAACTGGATGTGGTTCGCCACTTCACCAAGCTCTCCCAACGCAACTACGGCGTGGACGGCAACTTCTATCCCTTGGGTTCATGTACCATGAAGTACAACCCCAAATTCACGGAAGTCGTAGCCGCCATGCCCGGATTCACCCGTCTGCATCCGGTACTACCGCAGTTGCAAGGCGCGGGCGGACTCTGTCAGGGCGCACTTGAAGTCATGTACGAAACCGAAAACATGCTGGCTGAAATCACCGGCATGGCCGCCTACACCATGCACCCCATGGCTGGCGCCCACGGCGAGCTAACAGGTGTCATGCTCATTGCCGCCTATCACAAGGACAAGGGCAACAAGAAAACAAAAATCATCATCCCCGACTCCGCCCACGGAACAAATCCGGCATCCGCCACCATCGCTGGTTACGAAATCGTGTCCATCGAATCCAAAGACGGCATTGTTGATCCCGAAGCTCTGGCCGCAGTACTGGACGACGAAGTGGCTGGTATGATGATGACCTGTCCCAACACATTGGGACTGTTCGAAAAACACCTGCCCGAGATCGTCAAGATGCTCAGAAAGGTGGACGCACTCCTCTACTACGATGGAGCGAACCTCAACGCGATCATGGGCAAAATGCGCGTGGGCGATGTTGGTTTCGACATCGTTCACTGGAACCTGCACAAAACCATGGCTACTCCGCACGGCGGCGGCGGTCCCGGTTCCGGTCCGGTCGGCGTCTCCGAACGACTGGTTCCCTTCCTGCCCATCTCCCGCGTGGCGAAGCAGGAGGACGGCCAGTTCTTCCTCGATTACAATTATCCAAAATCCATCGGCTACGTCGCTCCGTTTTACGGCAACTTTGGCGTATACCTGAAGGCATATGCCTACATCCTGCGCCTTGGCGGTGTCGGCCTGACCCGCGCCTCCGAAAACGCAGTGCTGGCCGCAAACTACATGCGAAAACGTCTGGACGACCATTTCGAGGTCCCCTACGACCGCATTTGCATGCATGAATTCGTTGCCAGCGCGTCCCCGCAGGCCAAGAAAGGCGTTCGCGCTCTGGACTTCGCCAAGGGGCTGCTCGACAAAGGACATCACGCACCGACCATATACTTCCCGCTCATCGTGCCGGAAGCAATCATGATCGAACCGACTGAAACCGAGAACAAGGCAACGCTTGACGGATTCATCGACGATCTCATCGAATTGGCTGAACTGGTAGACACCAACCCCGAGGCCTTGACCTCCGCACCCGTGACCCTGCCCGTGACCCGACTGGATGAAACCACGGCCGCACGCGCCATGGAGCTTACTGATGACTTATGA
- a CDS encoding chloride channel protein — protein sequence MPAERGEPLFQKLKRPNIRYLLLAILIGVLAGYGAVLFKFVLKFMQWVFYQDTNDFMTFAKTIPVWVKIVMPAAGGLVVGLVVTNFAAEAKGHGVPEVMQAIALRGGRIRKRVAAAKIFASAVTIGSGGSVGREGPMVQIGASIGSSIGQMFKTPSVHMKTMVGCGAAAGIAATFNAPIAGVLFALEIIIGDFGVMQFSPVVLSSVTATAISRYYFGDFPHFDIPEYSIVTLWEYLFYPVLGVVSGLVGLSFTKILYWFEDGFDAIAIPEWIKPAIGGALLGVVFAVFPQVFGVGYGAMNVALVNQMEFQLLFVLIFVKILASSITLGSGGSGGIFAPSLFLGCMTGGAFGFVVHFLFPAHTAMPGAYALVAMGGVVAGTTYAPITAILIIFEMTSDYSIILPLMLTCITATVMNSTIERASIYTTKLLRRGIDIEAGRERHLLDHIVVKEVMTHEFVTIPASAPLSQIIWTFKTENAPYLHVVDGEGRLTGIISFRDIRAVLNEEGLLELIIAHDLATRDLVTVTTDDTLQEALDKITDRGVSQVPVLTSGREQRLAGTLTESAINGAYNSAIVKAELAGGR from the coding sequence ATGCCTGCAGAACGAGGTGAACCGCTCTTTCAGAAGTTGAAAAGACCGAATATCAGGTATCTCCTTCTCGCCATACTTATTGGCGTACTCGCCGGGTACGGCGCAGTCCTTTTTAAGTTCGTCCTCAAATTCATGCAATGGGTGTTTTATCAGGACACCAATGATTTCATGACCTTTGCCAAGACCATTCCGGTTTGGGTGAAAATTGTCATGCCTGCCGCGGGTGGCCTGGTGGTCGGGCTTGTCGTTACAAACTTTGCGGCAGAGGCAAAGGGCCACGGGGTGCCTGAAGTCATGCAGGCTATCGCTCTTCGGGGCGGACGTATTCGAAAGAGGGTCGCAGCGGCCAAGATTTTTGCGTCAGCCGTGACCATTGGTTCAGGTGGCTCTGTGGGCCGAGAAGGTCCCATGGTGCAGATCGGCGCGTCCATCGGGTCTTCTATTGGGCAGATGTTCAAGACACCCAGTGTGCATATGAAAACCATGGTTGGATGTGGTGCGGCAGCCGGTATTGCGGCGACCTTTAATGCGCCCATTGCGGGTGTGTTGTTCGCTCTTGAAATTATTATTGGCGATTTTGGGGTCATGCAGTTTTCCCCGGTGGTTTTGTCATCGGTCACGGCCACGGCCATTTCCAGATATTATTTTGGTGATTTTCCTCATTTCGACATCCCGGAATATTCCATTGTCACTTTGTGGGAATATTTGTTTTATCCCGTGCTCGGTGTTGTTTCGGGGCTTGTCGGTTTGTCGTTCACCAAAATTTTATATTGGTTTGAGGATGGGTTCGACGCCATAGCAATTCCCGAGTGGATTAAGCCTGCTATCGGCGGTGCATTGCTCGGCGTTGTCTTCGCCGTATTTCCGCAGGTTTTTGGCGTCGGATATGGGGCCATGAATGTGGCGCTGGTCAATCAGATGGAATTTCAACTCCTGTTTGTTTTGATTTTTGTGAAGATACTAGCTTCATCAATTACATTAGGATCAGGCGGATCGGGTGGTATCTTCGCACCATCATTGTTTCTTGGGTGCATGACCGGCGGGGCCTTTGGATTCGTGGTTCATTTTTTGTTTCCGGCACATACGGCCATGCCCGGCGCGTACGCTCTTGTTGCCATGGGCGGTGTTGTGGCTGGAACAACCTATGCGCCCATTACCGCTATTTTGATTATTTTCGAGATGACTTCGGATTATTCGATCATCCTTCCGCTTATGCTGACCTGTATTACGGCCACAGTTATGAATTCCACTATTGAGCGGGCGTCTATCTATACGACCAAGTTGCTTCGGCGTGGTATCGATATCGAGGCTGGTCGAGAACGACACCTTCTCGACCATATTGTGGTGAAAGAGGTCATGACGCATGAGTTTGTGACCATTCCGGCGTCGGCTCCCTTGTCTCAGATCATCTGGACCTTCAAGACCGAGAATGCTCCCTATCTGCATGTCGTGGATGGCGAAGGGCGATTGACTGGTATTATTTCCTTCCGTGATATTCGGGCGGTCCTGAATGAAGAGGGGTTGCTTGAATTGATCATCGCCCATGATCTCGCTACCCGTGATTTGGTCACTGTGACCACGGACGATACATTGCAGGAAGCCTTGGACAAGATCACGGACAGAGGGGTGTCTCAGGTGCCTGTGTTGACTTCTGGCAGGGAGCAGAGGTTGGCCGGAACGCTGACTGAATCGGCGATCAACGGAGCCTATAATTCTGCCATCGTCAAAGCAGAGCTTGCCGGGGGACGCTAA